One window from the genome of Bacillus carboniphilus encodes:
- a CDS encoding C40 family peptidase, with protein MYRQLLLLPILALALLLLPSPDAQAATNEELVQKAKEYEGVRYSFGGNSPTSGFDCSGYLVYVMNQLGMTLPRTSADQYQLGTAVDKSNLQPGDFVFFKNTYKAGISHSGIYVGDNKFISATSSSGVAIVSLSNSYWSKHYAGAKRLSGITYDGFTDLSKEHKAYTAIMALHEDNIISGYNDNSFKPETPITRGQAAAILNRVLGLKATDLNPFTDVNPNTTFAHDIAAIKSLGIINGFPDGTFRPNEYLTRAQMAYIVDHAFIQDSNAASSAAIVYKDVGSEYWAYSSIVNLHGTDKISFFNGPNFRATDRASRADFSVAIYSSNY; from the coding sequence ATGTACCGACAGCTATTACTTTTACCAATCTTAGCACTTGCCTTATTACTTTTACCAAGTCCAGACGCACAAGCAGCAACAAACGAGGAATTGGTTCAAAAGGCTAAGGAATATGAAGGGGTTCGTTACTCATTTGGAGGGAACTCACCAACATCTGGTTTTGATTGTTCAGGATACTTGGTCTATGTGATGAATCAACTAGGCATGACATTGCCAAGAACATCAGCCGATCAATATCAACTTGGAACAGCAGTAGACAAGAGTAACCTTCAACCAGGAGATTTTGTTTTCTTTAAAAATACATATAAAGCAGGAATATCTCACTCTGGAATTTATGTTGGAGATAATAAATTCATCAGTGCGACTTCTTCAAGTGGTGTTGCGATTGTCTCCCTTAGTAATTCTTACTGGAGTAAACACTATGCGGGAGCAAAGAGGCTGTCAGGAATCACATATGATGGTTTTACAGACCTTTCAAAGGAACATAAAGCTTACACTGCCATTATGGCATTACATGAAGACAATATAATTAGTGGATATAATGATAACTCTTTTAAACCTGAAACTCCTATTACACGCGGGCAAGCAGCAGCTATTCTTAATAGAGTACTAGGATTAAAAGCTACAGATTTAAATCCATTTACCGATGTTAACCCTAATACAACATTTGCTCATGATATTGCAGCTATTAAGTCATTAGGTATTATAAATGGATTTCCTGATGGAACATTTAGACCGAATGAGTATCTGACACGTGCTCAAATGGCCTACATTGTCGATCACGCATTTATCCAAGATTCTAATGCAGCATCTTCTGCAGCTATTGTCTATAAAGATGTCGGTTCCGAATATTGGGCATACAGCTCAATCGTAAACCTTCACGGTACAGATAAAATTTCATTCTTTAATGGACCAAACTTTAGAGCGACTGACCGAGCATCAAGGGCGGACTTCTCAGTAGCTATTTATAGCTCTAACTACTAA